From the Chloroflexus aurantiacus J-10-fl genome, one window contains:
- the cobM gene encoding precorrin-4 C(11)-methyltransferase yields the protein MTYPAIPGTVYFVGAGPGAPDLITVRGRDLLAQADLILYADSLVDAALPAAYARADARILGSVEMHLEQIVRLMCEAARAGQVVVRLHSGDPALYGAIHEQMAALDEAGVPYEIVPGVTAAFALAARLGVELTVPELVQTIILTRPAGRTPLPEHEQLSRMAAHGASLAIYLGITRMQQVVRDLLTGGVYTPDTPVVVAYRITWPDEVIIHGTLGDIAEKVKAAGFTRQALILVSPALDPANKRTDRPTSRLYDPTYSHRLRRRREPADETAEA from the coding sequence ATGACCTACCCTGCTATTCCAGGAACTGTCTACTTCGTGGGTGCCGGCCCCGGTGCACCCGATTTGATAACAGTGCGTGGCCGTGATCTGCTGGCCCAGGCCGATCTCATTCTCTACGCCGATAGTCTGGTTGACGCGGCCTTGCCGGCAGCCTACGCTCGCGCCGATGCCCGCATCCTCGGTTCGGTTGAGATGCACCTCGAACAAATTGTGCGGCTGATGTGCGAGGCAGCGCGAGCCGGCCAGGTCGTTGTGCGGCTGCATAGTGGCGATCCGGCACTCTACGGCGCCATCCACGAGCAGATGGCTGCTCTCGACGAAGCCGGTGTGCCTTACGAGATTGTACCGGGTGTGACTGCTGCATTTGCGCTCGCCGCCCGCCTGGGGGTTGAGCTGACGGTTCCTGAACTGGTGCAGACAATCATCCTGACCCGGCCCGCCGGACGCACACCGCTCCCCGAACACGAACAACTGAGCCGAATGGCGGCCCATGGCGCATCACTGGCGATCTATCTCGGCATTACCCGGATGCAACAGGTCGTGCGTGATCTGCTGACCGGTGGCGTCTACACGCCGGACACACCGGTCGTTGTTGCCTACCGCATTACCTGGCCCGACGAGGTGATCATTCACGGCACATTGGGCGACATCGCCGAAAAGGTGAAAGCTGCCGGCTTTACCCGGCAGGCATTGATCCTGGTTAGCCCTGCGCTTGATCCGGCCAACAAGCGTACCGACCGGCCAACCAGCCGGCTCTACGATCCAACCTACAGTCATCGGTTGCGCCGTCGCCGTGAACCGGCTGATGAGACGGCAGAGGCATAA
- the cobI gene encoding precorrin-2 C(20)-methyltransferase, giving the protein MTDTPELIAVGLGPGDPELITVKGLRAIQAADVIFAPQSRDGDASIALQIATPWIDQSRQRIITLPLPMTRDSGQLRPAWQAAATVMQQEFGQHRRGVYLLLGDPLLYGTFVYLWRELRAAAPDITVSIIPGITSFAAAAAAGGIPLTMADERLIVVPASYETDAGALQRLLSDFTTVVLMKAGTALPAIVAALHQLNLIDHALYAERVGLAGEFITRDLRTLDLNHRPYLSLVIVRRGELL; this is encoded by the coding sequence ATGACTGACACACCAGAACTGATCGCGGTCGGGCTTGGCCCCGGCGATCCCGAACTGATTACGGTTAAGGGGCTACGTGCTATTCAGGCGGCTGATGTGATCTTTGCGCCGCAGAGTCGCGATGGCGATGCCAGTATTGCGCTCCAGATTGCCACCCCGTGGATCGATCAATCGCGACAGCGCATTATCACGCTCCCCCTGCCCATGACCCGCGACTCCGGACAGTTACGCCCGGCGTGGCAGGCCGCTGCGACCGTGATGCAGCAGGAATTCGGCCAACACCGCCGCGGTGTCTACCTGTTGCTCGGCGATCCCCTGCTCTACGGCACATTCGTCTACCTCTGGCGCGAGCTGCGTGCTGCGGCGCCAGACATCACGGTCAGCATTATCCCTGGCATCACCTCATTTGCCGCTGCCGCTGCCGCCGGTGGCATCCCACTCACCATGGCCGATGAGCGCCTGATCGTGGTGCCGGCCAGTTACGAAACCGATGCCGGTGCTCTGCAACGACTGCTCAGCGATTTTACCACCGTCGTGTTGATGAAAGCAGGCACAGCATTGCCGGCTATCGTCGCGGCACTACACCAGCTCAACCTGATCGATCACGCCCTCTACGCCGAACGGGTTGGCTTAGCCGGTGAGTTTATCACTCGTGATCTGCGCACACTCGACCTGAACCATCGTCCGTATCTGTCACTCGTAATTGTTCGTCGCGGAGAGCTACTATGA
- a CDS encoding bifunctional cobalt-precorrin-7 (C(5))-methyltransferase/cobalt-precorrin-6B (C(15))-methyltransferase, whose translation MSRRTPILVVGLTAAGSDGLSSALIERVLRADLLVGGRRHLAAFPDFAGERLTIEASVEPALTRLHAAWQNGEVAVVLASGDPLWYGIGSSLRRVFPPDALEIVPAPTSAQLAFAALAEPWHDAVLLSAHGRPLAAIIPAVLTASKAAILTDHHQTPAVVAQALIAAGLAPESRCAVCEQLGGTKQRIVQATLTDIAEATFDPLNVLIVWNDHPRRPFPPGLTDEAFSTEAGQLTKREVRLLSLAELALQPGEVMWDIGAGSGAVAIEAARACPTAQVYAVERRATFIGHIQTNLVRFPAPNLHITHGEAPAACHDLPDPHAIFVGGSGGRLAEIVALARHRLRPGGRLVLNLIMTGHLAEAVQLLPTARVTQIQVNRGTPIQSDLRFAALNPVYIVVWRNEEHHD comes from the coding sequence ATGAGTCGACGCACGCCCATTCTTGTGGTTGGATTGACGGCTGCCGGCAGCGACGGTCTGTCATCCGCGCTGATCGAGCGCGTGCTCCGCGCCGATCTGCTGGTAGGCGGGCGACGGCACCTGGCGGCGTTTCCTGATTTTGCCGGCGAACGGTTAACGATAGAGGCGAGTGTGGAACCGGCGCTGACCCGTCTGCACGCAGCGTGGCAAAACGGCGAGGTGGCAGTGGTGCTGGCGTCGGGTGATCCACTCTGGTACGGCATCGGCAGCAGTCTGCGCCGTGTGTTTCCGCCAGACGCACTGGAAATCGTGCCGGCACCAACCTCGGCGCAACTCGCATTTGCGGCGCTGGCCGAACCCTGGCACGATGCGGTCTTGCTCAGCGCGCACGGACGCCCGTTAGCAGCCATCATTCCTGCTGTGCTCACCGCGTCCAAAGCGGCAATTCTCACCGATCACCATCAGACACCGGCTGTCGTTGCGCAGGCACTCATCGCCGCCGGTCTGGCGCCAGAAAGCCGCTGCGCCGTCTGTGAACAGCTTGGCGGTACGAAACAGCGAATCGTCCAGGCCACTCTCACCGACATTGCAGAGGCGACCTTTGACCCCCTGAATGTCTTGATCGTCTGGAACGACCATCCCCGCCGACCATTTCCACCCGGCCTTACCGATGAAGCCTTCAGCACTGAAGCCGGCCAACTGACCAAGCGCGAAGTACGTCTGCTGAGCCTGGCCGAACTGGCTTTGCAACCGGGTGAGGTGATGTGGGACATCGGTGCCGGCAGCGGCGCGGTCGCTATCGAAGCTGCGCGCGCCTGCCCAACCGCGCAAGTCTACGCGGTCGAGCGGCGTGCCACCTTTATCGGTCATATCCAGACCAACCTGGTGCGCTTTCCGGCGCCCAATCTGCACATCACGCACGGCGAAGCTCCGGCAGCCTGCCATGACTTGCCCGATCCGCACGCCATCTTTGTCGGTGGTAGTGGCGGGCGCCTTGCCGAAATCGTGGCTCTGGCCCGCCACCGACTACGACCCGGTGGCAGACTGGTGCTCAACCTGATAATGACCGGCCATCTCGCCGAGGCGGTGCAGCTTTTGCCCACCGCACGGGTTACCCAGATTCAAGTCAATCGCGGCACGCCCATCCAATCCGATCTACGCTTTGCCGCACTCAACCCGGTGTACATCGTTGTCTGGCGGAATGAGGAACACCATGACTGA
- a CDS encoding cobalt-precorrin-5B (C(1))-methyltransferase, with protein MADMVPPRNKRGSRTGYTTGSNAAAAAKAATIALLSGHWPDQVTITLPIGETATMTPAVTRLDAEQAYCCMVKDAGDDPDVTHGALICALVRIVETPGIHLDGGEGVGRVTLPGLGLPVGGPAINPVPRQQITANVLDAVREYAPGGEAFLERLGLEVIISVPDGERIAQKTLNPRLGIIGGISILGTTGKVFPYSTAAWRASVIQAVEMAARNAVPKIVLCTGGRSEKFAMQLFPELPELAFVELSVFTGDALKTCVTHGVPAAVFVGMIGKMIKTAQGHMQTHVAGNQVDFAFLAQVCRDVGAPESFVQAVAQANTGRHFLELCQEHGQLAPLQRIVELARDQCLRFIADHGGAMDFEAILVDFDGRVLARAAATAPAHTRPASLPAPLIERLPNDPLPETDEPVEDA; from the coding sequence GCAATGCGGCAGCAGCAGCCAAAGCAGCCACCATTGCGCTGCTAAGCGGGCACTGGCCGGATCAGGTCACGATCACCTTGCCGATTGGCGAGACGGCCACCATGACACCGGCGGTCACCCGCCTCGATGCCGAACAGGCGTACTGCTGCATGGTGAAAGATGCCGGCGACGATCCTGATGTGACCCACGGTGCCCTGATCTGTGCGTTGGTGCGCATTGTGGAAACGCCGGGAATCCACCTGGATGGTGGCGAAGGCGTTGGGCGAGTCACCTTGCCCGGCCTCGGCTTACCGGTCGGTGGGCCGGCCATCAATCCGGTACCGCGTCAGCAGATCACGGCGAATGTGCTCGACGCCGTGCGCGAATATGCTCCCGGCGGCGAAGCCTTTCTGGAACGCCTGGGGCTTGAGGTCATCATCAGCGTGCCTGATGGTGAACGGATTGCGCAAAAGACCCTCAATCCGCGTCTCGGCATCATCGGCGGGATCAGTATTCTCGGCACGACCGGTAAAGTCTTTCCGTACAGCACTGCCGCCTGGCGCGCGAGTGTCATTCAGGCGGTTGAGATGGCTGCCCGCAACGCCGTTCCCAAAATTGTTTTATGCACCGGCGGTCGATCAGAAAAGTTTGCCATGCAACTCTTCCCTGAATTGCCAGAGCTTGCGTTTGTCGAATTGAGTGTCTTTACCGGTGATGCTCTCAAGACCTGTGTCACGCACGGCGTACCGGCGGCAGTCTTCGTCGGCATGATCGGCAAGATGATCAAAACAGCGCAGGGGCATATGCAGACCCACGTGGCGGGCAATCAGGTTGATTTTGCCTTCCTGGCCCAGGTATGCCGTGATGTCGGCGCACCAGAGTCATTTGTGCAGGCGGTCGCACAGGCCAATACCGGTCGCCATTTCCTCGAACTCTGCCAGGAGCATGGCCAACTGGCACCGCTGCAACGGATCGTCGAACTGGCCCGCGATCAGTGCCTGCGCTTCATCGCCGATCACGGCGGTGCGATGGACTTCGAGGCCATTCTGGTCGATTTCGATGGTCGGGTATTGGCACGGGCAGCAGCTACAGCACCGGCGCATACCAGACCGGCGTCGCTGCCGGCACCGCTGATCGAGCGTCTACCCAACGATCCGTTGCCTGAAACTGATGAGCCGGTGGAGGATGCATGA